A single window of Malus sylvestris chromosome 5, drMalSylv7.2, whole genome shotgun sequence DNA harbors:
- the LOC126624204 gene encoding uncharacterized protein LOC126624204 codes for MDSELQALILRRNSSTSSRPEIDDEHRYTSLKDIMLNSPQHSTTITEDNDFEFDPSNITIRNQLVKRAASAYVQSALLASSRNQNFIVSFWGRALGSRWYAYVRNPIDACFRPILQFLACMVGNVRSTLNNIPIH; via the coding sequence ATGGACTCAGAACTTCAAGCCCTGATCCTACGCAGAAACTCATCAACAAGCAGCAGACCAGAAATCGATGATGAACATCGGTACACAAGTTTGAAGGACATCATGTTGAACTCACCGCAACACAGCACCACTATTACGGAGGATAACGACTTTGAATTCGACCCTTCAAACATAACAATTCGGAACCAGCTGGTGAAGCGTGCAGCTTCGGCGTACGTGCAGTCAGCTTTGTTGGCCAGCAGTCGTAACCAGAACTTCATTGTGAGCTTCTGGGGGAGGGCATTAGGGTCACGCTGGTATGCTTATGTTAGGAACCCTATAGACGCTTGTTTTCGGCCTATTTTGCAATTTTTAGCTTGCATGGTTGGGAATGTGAGGAGTACTTTGAACAATATTCCAATACATTGA